The following coding sequences lie in one Rhizobium rhododendri genomic window:
- a CDS encoding alpha/beta family hydrolase codes for MLSGASDAPYTILLAHGAGGPMDSGSMSAASDALATAGFRVARFEFAYMAARRMSGVRRPPPKAEMLMQEYRAAATALGAQGPLIIGGKSMGGRVASMIADELHDDKAIIGLLCLGYPFHPPGKPDNLRTAHLRQLRTPTLICQGTRDLLGSRNEVLHYDLSDSIELLWLEDGDHDLKPRKTISGHSAAEHLATMAKAAMQWAQSAASLQ; via the coding sequence ATGCTATCCGGCGCCTCCGACGCCCCCTACACCATACTTCTCGCCCACGGTGCCGGCGGACCGATGGATTCGGGCTCGATGTCGGCGGCATCAGATGCGTTGGCTACAGCCGGCTTCAGGGTCGCCCGCTTCGAATTCGCCTACATGGCAGCCCGACGGATGTCAGGCGTGCGCAGGCCACCGCCGAAGGCAGAGATGCTGATGCAGGAATATCGCGCGGCGGCGACGGCACTCGGGGCTCAGGGTCCGCTGATCATCGGCGGGAAATCGATGGGTGGACGGGTCGCCAGTATGATCGCCGACGAACTCCATGACGACAAGGCGATCATCGGCCTCCTCTGCCTCGGCTACCCCTTCCACCCGCCGGGCAAGCCGGACAACCTGCGGACTGCTCATCTGCGGCAGTTGCGGACGCCGACGTTGATCTGCCAGGGGACGCGCGATCTTCTGGGCAGCCGCAACGAGGTTTTGCACTATGACCTGTCGGACAGCATCGAGTTGCTCTGGCTCGAAGACGGCGATCACGACCTGAAACCGCGCAAGACGATTTCCGGCCATTCCGCTGCAGAACATCTGGCGACGATGGCCAAGGCTGCGATGCAATGGGCGCAATCCGCAGCAAGCTTGCAATAG
- a CDS encoding protein kinase domain-containing protein — translation MTIEHLAGAWKLLGVQLPNGWKVVETVGWDPLTGLGSDAYNGTGGNFSVPYIVEKDGRRAFLKAIDLTSAMRSVDVLEELRQITSAHSFEARILKICEGERMDRVVVALESGQVSIGTNLQDTAPYLIFELANGDVRRRVQKVNDAHRLSWWLHAMHQIAVGVQQLHSRRIAHQDLKPSNVLAFGDKRDFRVADLGRAICDGTAGPYDELIFSGDFGYAPPEILYTQIDPDFAMRRLGCDLYLLGSMIFFFATGFGCTQQLVSRLAPSEKPQTIRGTWMGSYVSALPIIQHHFTDLLAELHSSLDPSVAEDLTKAASELCNPDPVFRGHPLNRVAASNRFSLERYVAVFDRLAKRADVAQRMAS, via the coding sequence ATGACAATTGAACACCTTGCAGGTGCGTGGAAACTCCTAGGCGTGCAGTTACCTAATGGATGGAAGGTTGTAGAAACGGTCGGATGGGATCCTTTAACTGGTCTTGGTAGCGATGCATATAATGGCACCGGCGGCAATTTCTCTGTACCTTACATTGTTGAGAAAGATGGGCGGCGCGCTTTCTTGAAGGCCATAGACCTTACCTCCGCTATGCGATCGGTAGACGTTTTAGAGGAACTCCGGCAAATAACGTCTGCCCATAGTTTCGAAGCGCGGATTTTAAAAATCTGCGAGGGTGAAAGGATGGACCGCGTCGTGGTCGCGCTCGAAAGCGGGCAGGTTTCAATTGGCACCAACTTGCAAGACACCGCGCCTTACCTGATTTTCGAACTGGCAAACGGCGATGTAAGACGACGGGTCCAGAAAGTGAACGACGCACATCGCCTATCTTGGTGGCTCCATGCGATGCACCAAATTGCGGTAGGCGTCCAGCAACTTCACTCTCGGCGGATAGCGCATCAAGATTTGAAACCATCTAACGTGCTGGCGTTTGGCGATAAGCGAGACTTCCGAGTGGCAGACCTAGGCCGCGCGATCTGCGATGGCACGGCCGGTCCATACGATGAGCTTATTTTCTCGGGGGATTTTGGCTACGCTCCTCCTGAAATCCTCTACACACAGATCGACCCAGATTTTGCCATGCGACGCTTGGGATGCGATCTTTACCTACTGGGTAGCATGATATTTTTCTTCGCGACCGGCTTCGGTTGCACCCAGCAGCTCGTCTCGCGGTTGGCTCCTTCTGAGAAGCCGCAGACTATTCGCGGGACCTGGATGGGCAGCTATGTATCCGCACTTCCAATAATTCAGCATCACTTCACTGATCTTCTCGCTGAACTGCACAGCTCCCTTGATCCGTCAGTTGCTGAGGATCTTACAAAGGCCGCATCTGAGTTGTGCAATCCCGATCCTGTCTTCCGCGGCCATCCACTGAATAGGGTCGCGGCAAGCAATCGCTTTTCTCTTGAGCGTTATGTCGCTGTCTTTGACCGACTTGCAAAGCGCGCCGATGTGGCACAACGGATGGCCAGTTAA
- the gpt gene encoding xanthine phosphoribosyltransferase gives MSLPDKAFPVSWDQFHRDARALAWRLAGLDREFHAIVCITRGGLVPAAIISRELNIRLIETVCIASYHDYVTQGEMAVLKGITPALLEKGGEGVLVVDDLTDTGKTAAEVRAMLPNAHFACVYAKPKGVPVIDTFITEVSQDTWIYFPWDMGFSYQEPIAKGTRG, from the coding sequence ATGTCCCTCCCCGATAAAGCCTTTCCCGTTTCCTGGGACCAGTTTCACCGCGATGCAAGGGCGCTCGCCTGGCGGCTTGCCGGCCTCGACCGTGAGTTCCACGCCATCGTCTGCATTACGCGCGGCGGCCTCGTGCCGGCGGCCATCATTTCACGAGAACTCAACATCCGGTTGATCGAGACGGTCTGCATCGCGTCGTACCACGATTACGTCACCCAGGGTGAAATGGCCGTGCTGAAGGGCATCACGCCGGCGCTGCTGGAAAAAGGCGGCGAAGGCGTGCTTGTCGTCGATGACCTGACCGATACCGGCAAAACGGCCGCAGAGGTCCGCGCCATGCTGCCGAACGCGCATTTCGCATGTGTCTATGCCAAGCCCAAGGGCGTTCCGGTGATTGACACCTTCATCACCGAGGTCAGCCAGGATACCTGGATCTATTTTCCCTGGGACATGGGTTTCAGCTACCAGGAGCCGATCGCCAAGGGCACGCGCGGCTGA
- a CDS encoding vitamin B12-dependent ribonucleotide reductase, which translates to MRIERRFTKPGQSAYAEVEFRKAISEIKNPDGSIVFRLENIDVPAQFSQVAADILAQKYFRKAGVPTRLKKVEENDVPSFLWRSVPDEAALKALPKDEQTGSEIDARQVFDRLAGTWTYWGWKGGYFSSEDDALAFRDELAYMLATQRVAPNSPQWFNTGMHWAYGIDGPGQGHYYVDPFTAKLTKSKSAYEHPQPHACFIQSVEDDLVNEGGIMDLWVREARLFKYGSGTGSNFSYLRGEGEKLSGGGRSSGLMSFLKIGDRAAGAIKSGGTTRRAAKMVVVDIDHPDIEEYINWKVKEEQKVAALVTGSKVVARHLTAIMKACLEGGKDDPFDPMKNVALKRQIRAAKQDQVPENYVQRVIQFARQGYTDLKFKTYDTDWDSEAYLTVSGQNSNNSVSIKDDFLRAVEQDGDWNLTARKDGRVMKTLKARDLWETISYAAWASADPGLHFNTTMNDWHTSPAEGPIRASNPCSEYMFLDDTACNLASLNLLQFKDATTKRIDIADYEHAVRLWTVVLEISVMMAQFPSRQIAERSYQYRTIGLGYANIGGLLMSSGIPYDSDDARAIAGSLTAIMTGVSYATSAEMASELGPFPMFKPNRESMLRVIRNHRRAAYGETTGYEGLSINPVALIHSENPDQDLVVHAKAAWDKALALGEQHGYRNAQATVIAPTGTIGLVMDCDTTGIEPDFALVKFKKLAGGGYFKIINRAVPEALRALGYSESQLAEMEAYAVGHGNLNQAPAVNPGSLRAKGFTDDKIEAVNGALKSAFDIKFVFNQWTLGADFMRDTLGVTDAQMADMGFNLLDHLGYSKKEIEAANIHICGAMTLEGAPFLKDEHLAVFDCANACGKIGKRYLSVDSHIRMMAAAQPFISGAISKTINMANDATVEDCKNAYMLSWKLGLKANALYRDGSKLSQPLNASLIDDDDNEDALEELLQQPAAAQAVTITEKIIERVIERVSREQEKLPGRRKGYTQKAKIGGHTLFLRTGEYDDGRLGEIFLDMNKEGSALRALINNFAISVSLGLQYGVPLEEYVDAFTFTKFEPAGIVQGNDAIKNATSILDYVFRELAVSYLGRHDLAHVDTSDFNNTSLGRGVSEGKADVVSKGLTRGYKPTLVGKTNEPKGAATAAPAKASSGGATITAFSGSAVRKLETIAAISTSEVVSFKREYDERAKELAEEMAEENTALFSDEAADAAATAKADAKKLEAERRTRSIMQGYTGSMCGECQNFTMVRNGTCEKCDTCGATSGCS; encoded by the coding sequence ATGCGCATCGAAAGACGTTTCACCAAGCCCGGTCAGAGTGCTTACGCGGAGGTCGAATTCCGCAAGGCAATCAGCGAAATCAAGAATCCGGACGGGTCGATCGTCTTCCGCCTCGAGAACATCGATGTGCCTGCCCAGTTCAGCCAGGTCGCTGCCGATATCCTGGCACAGAAGTATTTCCGCAAGGCCGGCGTGCCCACTCGCCTGAAGAAGGTCGAGGAAAACGATGTTCCTTCCTTTCTCTGGCGCTCTGTTCCCGATGAGGCGGCCCTGAAGGCGCTGCCGAAGGACGAACAGACCGGTTCCGAAATCGACGCCCGCCAGGTCTTCGATCGCCTTGCCGGCACCTGGACTTACTGGGGCTGGAAGGGCGGCTATTTCTCGTCGGAAGACGATGCACTCGCCTTCCGCGACGAGCTCGCCTACATGCTCGCCACTCAGCGCGTCGCACCGAATTCGCCACAGTGGTTCAACACCGGCATGCACTGGGCCTATGGCATTGATGGCCCCGGCCAGGGTCACTATTACGTCGACCCCTTCACCGCCAAGCTCACCAAGTCGAAGTCGGCCTATGAGCATCCGCAGCCGCATGCCTGCTTCATCCAGTCGGTCGAGGACGATCTCGTCAACGAAGGCGGCATCATGGACCTCTGGGTTCGCGAAGCCCGTCTGTTCAAGTACGGCTCCGGCACCGGCTCCAACTTCTCCTATCTGCGCGGCGAAGGCGAAAAACTGTCGGGCGGCGGACGTTCGTCGGGCCTGATGTCGTTCCTCAAGATCGGTGACCGGGCTGCCGGCGCCATCAAGTCTGGCGGCACGACGCGCCGTGCGGCAAAGATGGTGGTGGTCGACATCGACCATCCCGATATCGAGGAATACATCAACTGGAAGGTCAAGGAAGAGCAGAAGGTCGCTGCCCTCGTCACCGGCTCGAAGGTCGTTGCCCGGCACCTGACGGCGATCATGAAGGCCTGCCTCGAAGGCGGCAAGGACGACCCGTTCGACCCGATGAAGAACGTCGCGTTGAAGCGCCAGATCCGCGCTGCCAAGCAGGACCAGGTGCCGGAAAACTATGTCCAGCGCGTCATCCAGTTTGCGCGCCAGGGCTATACCGACCTGAAGTTCAAGACCTACGACACAGACTGGGATTCTGAAGCCTATCTCACGGTTTCCGGCCAGAATTCCAACAACTCGGTTTCCATCAAGGACGACTTCCTGCGCGCCGTCGAACAGGATGGCGACTGGAACCTGACCGCCCGCAAGGACGGCCGCGTGATGAAGACGCTGAAGGCCCGCGACCTGTGGGAAACGATTTCCTACGCCGCATGGGCGTCTGCCGATCCGGGCCTGCATTTCAACACGACAATGAACGACTGGCACACCTCGCCGGCTGAAGGCCCGATCCGCGCCTCCAATCCGTGCTCGGAATACATGTTCCTCGACGACACCGCCTGCAACCTCGCCTCGCTGAACCTGCTGCAGTTCAAGGACGCCACCACCAAGCGCATCGACATCGCCGATTACGAACATGCCGTCCGCCTGTGGACCGTCGTGCTCGAAATCTCGGTCATGATGGCGCAGTTCCCGTCCCGCCAGATCGCCGAGCGCTCCTACCAGTACCGCACCATCGGCCTCGGCTACGCCAACATCGGCGGCCTGCTGATGTCGTCGGGCATTCCCTATGACAGCGACGACGCGCGTGCCATTGCCGGCTCGCTGACGGCTATCATGACCGGCGTCTCCTATGCCACCTCGGCGGAAATGGCTTCCGAGCTCGGGCCGTTCCCGATGTTCAAGCCGAACCGCGAATCGATGCTGCGCGTCATCCGCAACCATCGCCGCGCTGCCTATGGCGAGACAACGGGCTATGAAGGCCTGTCGATCAACCCGGTCGCCCTCATCCACTCCGAAAACCCTGATCAGGATCTGGTCGTCCATGCCAAGGCTGCCTGGGACAAGGCGCTGGCGCTCGGCGAACAGCACGGTTACCGCAATGCCCAGGCGACCGTCATCGCACCGACAGGCACCATCGGTCTGGTCATGGATTGCGACACGACCGGCATCGAGCCGGACTTTGCACTGGTGAAATTCAAGAAGCTCGCCGGTGGCGGCTACTTCAAAATCATCAACCGCGCCGTACCGGAAGCGCTGCGGGCGCTCGGCTATTCCGAGAGCCAGCTGGCCGAGATGGAAGCCTATGCCGTCGGCCATGGCAACCTGAACCAGGCACCGGCCGTCAACCCCGGTAGCTTGCGCGCCAAGGGCTTTACCGACGACAAGATCGAAGCCGTCAACGGCGCGCTGAAATCTGCGTTCGACATCAAGTTCGTGTTTAACCAGTGGACGCTGGGTGCCGACTTCATGCGCGACACGCTGGGCGTCACCGACGCGCAGATGGCCGACATGGGCTTCAATCTGCTCGACCACCTCGGCTACTCCAAGAAGGAGATCGAGGCTGCCAACATCCACATCTGCGGGGCGATGACGCTGGAAGGCGCGCCGTTCCTCAAGGACGAGCACCTGGCCGTGTTCGATTGCGCCAATGCCTGCGGCAAGATCGGCAAGCGCTACCTGTCGGTCGACAGCCACATCCGGATGATGGCGGCCGCACAACCCTTCATCTCGGGCGCCATCTCGAAGACCATCAACATGGCCAACGACGCGACCGTCGAGGATTGCAAGAACGCCTACATGCTGTCCTGGAAGCTCGGCCTGAAGGCCAACGCGCTCTATCGCGACGGCTCCAAGCTTTCGCAGCCGCTGAATGCATCGCTGATCGACGACGACGACAACGAGGATGCGCTGGAGGAACTGCTGCAGCAGCCGGCAGCGGCACAGGCCGTCACCATCACCGAGAAGATCATCGAACGGGTGATCGAGCGCGTCAGCCGCGAGCAGGAAAAGCTGCCCGGCCGCCGCAAGGGCTACACACAGAAGGCCAAGATCGGCGGTCATACGCTGTTCCTGCGCACCGGCGAATACGACGACGGCCGCCTTGGCGAAATCTTCCTCGACATGAACAAGGAAGGCTCGGCCCTGCGCGCGCTGATCAACAACTTCGCCATCTCGGTGTCGCTCGGCCTGCAATACGGCGTGCCGCTCGAGGAATATGTCGACGCCTTCACCTTCACCAAGTTCGAGCCGGCCGGCATCGTCCAGGGCAACGACGCCATCAAGAACGCCACGTCGATCCTCGACTATGTGTTCCGCGAACTCGCCGTCTCCTATCTCGGCCGTCATGACCTCGCCCATGTCGACACTTCGGACTTCAACAACACCTCGCTCGGTCGCGGTGTGTCGGAAGGCAAGGCGGATGTCGTCTCGAAGGGTTTGACGCGTGGTTACAAGCCGACGCTGGTCGGCAAGACCAACGAGCCGAAGGGGGCTGCCACCGCCGCCCCTGCCAAGGCATCGTCCGGCGGCGCCACGATCACGGCGTTCTCAGGCAGCGCGGTGCGCAAGCTCGAAACGATCGCCGCGATCTCGACATCAGAAGTCGTCTCCTTCAAGCGCGAATACGACGAACGCGCCAAGGAGCTGGCTGAAGAAATGGCGGAAGAAAACACTGCCTTGTTCTCGGACGAAGCAGCCGATGCAGCGGCAACGGCGAAGGCCGATGCCAAGAAGCTGGAAGCCGAACGCCGCACCCGCTCGATCATGCAGGGCTACACCGGTAGCATGTGCGGCGAATGCCAGAACTTCACCATGGTCCGCAATGGCACCTGCGAGAAGTGCGACACCTGCGGCGCGACTAGCGGTTGCTCTTGA
- a CDS encoding tetratricopeptide repeat protein → MRSNLVRDATHFLDAEFMRAADRWIASSSPEDAEELIGLALLSDRLDDPRAERAAVSLIEQDFYDDARLSFVRRVLARGTGDDKNLPFEEAQIRVEIATRKRLLELNPRDALRLAESALLYASIGQVSPARSLLKKALILRPDDRYVLRASTRFFMHMGKPDEAQNILMKSPLTLSDPWLRSALFAVQAAFGCDPTGWRKAKFILGDANFSSRDLSELAVQMGSMEYDAGSRKQAIRMLRQGSLSPTENAIAQIGWVARHKTDFKNAEVTVDVSLSHEASAYMAYENSDWENAIFECSAWRKVEPFSVRPAILATFIGCVSMEALEGAAMIGAYGLLANPKNKTLLNNQAAVKALQGKFDDARQLISRAHAAQGDSEDEIILLATDGLIDFREGHHSSGVERYLAAIDNAIDAKNHSLAFRAVCYFTREIARLDSEQGASLLSKIDDTIKQATQRGLTVPKDIGVMREQIAMSVKIANLKTLALASVQSLKWDDFIGDAN, encoded by the coding sequence TTGCGTAGCAACCTTGTAAGGGATGCAACACACTTCCTTGATGCTGAGTTTATGAGGGCTGCTGACAGATGGATTGCGAGTAGCTCGCCAGAGGATGCAGAGGAGCTTATTGGCCTCGCGTTACTTTCCGATCGTCTTGACGATCCTAGAGCCGAGCGCGCGGCGGTGTCGTTGATCGAGCAAGATTTTTATGATGACGCTAGACTGAGTTTCGTGCGTCGCGTACTGGCTCGGGGCACCGGAGATGATAAGAATCTTCCATTTGAAGAGGCTCAGATTAGAGTAGAAATAGCTACGCGAAAACGACTACTTGAATTAAATCCACGTGATGCGTTACGATTAGCTGAATCTGCGCTGTTGTATGCAAGCATAGGGCAGGTTTCCCCTGCTCGATCTTTGCTTAAAAAGGCATTAATACTTCGTCCGGATGATCGCTACGTACTTCGTGCGTCTACTCGCTTCTTTATGCATATGGGTAAGCCTGACGAGGCTCAAAATATTCTTATGAAGTCACCCTTAACGCTCTCTGATCCGTGGCTTCGGTCAGCGCTCTTCGCCGTTCAGGCTGCATTTGGATGCGATCCAACAGGTTGGCGCAAGGCAAAATTTATCCTTGGAGATGCAAATTTCTCATCGAGGGATTTGTCCGAGCTAGCTGTCCAGATGGGAAGCATGGAATACGACGCCGGATCCCGAAAACAAGCTATTCGCATGCTTCGGCAAGGTTCTCTAAGCCCTACCGAAAACGCTATCGCGCAAATTGGATGGGTAGCTCGGCACAAGACCGATTTCAAAAATGCAGAAGTTACCGTAGATGTCTCACTTTCTCATGAGGCGTCGGCCTACATGGCATACGAGAACTCAGACTGGGAAAATGCAATATTTGAGTGTTCAGCTTGGCGGAAAGTCGAGCCGTTTAGCGTACGTCCAGCGATCTTAGCTACGTTCATCGGTTGCGTTTCCATGGAAGCGCTGGAAGGGGCCGCAATGATCGGTGCCTACGGACTACTTGCAAACCCCAAAAATAAGACCCTCCTCAATAACCAAGCTGCAGTTAAAGCACTGCAGGGCAAGTTCGATGATGCACGTCAACTCATTAGCAGGGCACATGCAGCGCAAGGCGATAGCGAAGACGAGATCATCCTATTAGCCACCGACGGCCTCATAGATTTCCGTGAAGGACACCACTCATCCGGAGTTGAAAGATATTTGGCAGCAATTGATAATGCAATCGACGCAAAAAACCACAGTCTAGCGTTTCGCGCTGTTTGCTATTTTACCAGAGAAATTGCGAGATTGGACAGTGAGCAAGGAGCTTCTCTGTTGTCAAAAATAGACGACACTATCAAACAAGCAACACAGCGAGGGCTGACTGTGCCCAAAGATATTGGCGTTATGCGGGAGCAGATAGCAATGAGTGTTAAGATCGCGAATCTGAAAACACTGGCTCTTGCTTCCGTCCAATCACTTAAGTGGGACGATTTTATTGGCGATGCGAATTAA
- a CDS encoding DUF992 domain-containing protein, producing MKNLVIIAATAAVAFASVADAAPRHKGTGVVATQPKERLGTLSCTVAGGVGMILGSSKAVSCEFKQRNGKAEHYVGSIGKLGIDIGVTGKAYLSWLVYNVNPTRTGEGALAGNYVGASAGASVGIGLGANALVGGSSKNFGLQPLSGETSTGLNVAAGVAQLKLRLAK from the coding sequence ATGAAAAATCTTGTCATCATCGCCGCCACTGCCGCCGTTGCATTCGCCTCCGTTGCGGATGCTGCGCCAAGGCACAAGGGCACCGGCGTTGTCGCCACCCAGCCGAAGGAGCGGCTTGGCACGCTTTCCTGCACGGTCGCCGGTGGCGTCGGCATGATTCTCGGATCGAGCAAGGCTGTCAGCTGTGAATTCAAGCAGCGCAATGGCAAGGCCGAACACTATGTCGGCTCGATCGGCAAGCTCGGCATCGATATTGGCGTTACCGGCAAGGCGTACCTGAGCTGGCTCGTCTACAACGTCAACCCGACCCGCACCGGTGAAGGCGCACTGGCCGGCAACTATGTCGGCGCTTCCGCAGGCGCCTCGGTCGGCATCGGCCTCGGCGCGAACGCGCTGGTAGGCGGCTCTTCCAAGAACTTCGGCCTGCAGCCGCTTAGCGGCGAAACCAGTACCGGCCTGAATGTTGCAGCCGGCGTCGCCCAGCTCAAACTCCGTCTCGCCAAGTAA